A region from the Neurospora crassa OR74A linkage group V, whole genome shotgun sequence genome encodes:
- a CDS encoding cytochrome c mitochondrial import factor, producing the protein MSARLLRPLTRRLPPTSPACLRLVRPGTYNVSHFNPVVHSNTASLQIRSIARPYSSKLSPGEGMGHNTPQNQKQEQQSNQNQDNRKSDGPSSSSSSKNSKKSKLLLIAAAVFSGYLFHSIILRPNDLSLGDVPVLLGIVSPPSLNPTSFVPYTIVEREQVSSTAFIITVEPFDPLHRLMGGSEKKKKNARKNANKLRNELQEAWHHGLWCVEIKQPQLQVARDYTPLPPPVGQEREEMQRGRLRFLIRKMEGGEVSSYLSKLQVGDKVELRGPHLGFDVARRLGSSSLESSNSSGHGGGKEQGGRVVFLAGGTGIAPALQVARRLYGPVYEKRNGKKEEEEWKEIEDMPAIPPKMTIVWANRFREDCPDCEDLEALRKRGYLPPSLNNAKNTAAGGLMPYLQDIKAHHPEQFNYACTVDTEKKFIDAKTILDAVVSTTPNPKSPSSTTSLTKSTTNPSCPFHSSSALINVSDRQDHEARCKCASPANGKNLLMVSGPDGFIARFAGPKAWSEGLERQGHVAGVAGELMKKGKVNKEEWMVLKL; encoded by the coding sequence ATGAGTGCCCGACTCCTCCGTCCGTTAACACGGCGTCTACCACCAACAAGCCCAGCATGCCTCCGATTAGTCAGGCCGGGGACATATAACGTCTCTCATTTCAACCCAGTAGTACACAGCAACACCGCCTCTCTCCAGATCCGAAGTATCGCCAGGCCATACTCCTCCAAACTCTCCCCGGGCGAAGGCATGGGCCATAACACCCCCCAAAACCaaaaacaagaacaacaatcCAATCAAAACCAAGACAACCGAAAATCCGACggtccatcatcatcatcatcatcaaaaaACTCCAAAAAGTCCaaactcctcctcatcgccgccgccgtcttcTCCGGCTACCTCTTCCACTCCATCATCCTCCGCCCCAACGACCTCTCCCTAGGGGACGTCCCCGTCCTTCTGGGTATCGTCTCCCCGCCCTCGCTAAACCCGACCTCTTTCGTGCCTTACACCATCGTTGAGCGCGAGCAGGTATCGAGCACGGCGTTCATCATCACTGTGGAACCCTTTGATCCGCTCCACCGTCTTATGGGTGGGagtgagaagaagaagaagaacgcgAGGAAGAATGCGAACAAGCTAAGGAATGAGCTGCAGGAGGCCTGGCATCACGGCTTGTGGTGCGTGGAGATTAAGCAGCCGCAGTTGCAGGTGGCGAGGGACTATACACCCTTGCCACCGCCGGTGGGGCAGGAACGAGAGGAGATGCAAAGGGGACGATTGCGGTTCTTGATTAGGAAGATGGAGGGCGGGGAGGTGAGCAGTTATTTGAGTAAGCTGCAGGTGGGGGATAAGGTGGAGTTGAGGGGACCGCATTTGGGGTTTGATGTTGCGAGGAGGCTTGGTTCAAGTTCTTTGGAAAGCTCCAACAGCTCTGGTCACGGTGGTGGAAAAGAGCAAGGGGGGCGGGTGGTTTTCCTAGCGGGAGGTACTGGTATTGCGCCGGCGCTGCAGGTGGCTAGGAGATTATACGGCCCCGTGTATGAAAAGAGGAacgggaagaaggaggaggaggaatggaaggaaaTCGAGGATATGCCTGCCATACCACCGAAGATGACGATTGTGTGGGCGAATAGGTTCAGGGAGGATTGTCCGGATTGCGAGGACTTGGAGGcgttgaggaagagggggtATTTACCACCTTCTCTTAACAACGCTAAGAATACCGCTGCTGGTGGTTTAATGCCCTACCTCCAGGACATCAAAGCCCATCACCCCGAGCAGTTCAACTACGCTTGCACAGTCGACACGGAGAAGAAATTTATTGACGCCAAGACTATTCTTGACGCTGTTGTGtccaccacccccaaccCAAAGTCGCCTTCTTCCACCACATCCCTCACCAAAAGCACGACAAACCCTTCCTGTCCTTTCCattcttcctccgccttgaTCAACGTCAGCGACAGGCAGGACCATGAAGCCCGGTGCAAGTGCGCTTCTCCTGCCAATGGCAAGAACCTCCTAATGGTCTCTGGGCCGGATGGGTTCATTGCCCGGTTCGCTGGTCCCAAGGCTTGGTCCGAAGGGTTGGAGAGACAGGGACATGTGGCGGGGGTGGCGGGTGAGTtgatgaagaaggggaaggtgaACAAGGAGGAGTGGATGGTTTTGAAGTTGTGA